The following are encoded together in the Drosophila sechellia strain sech25 chromosome 3R, ASM438219v1, whole genome shotgun sequence genome:
- the LOC6606966 gene encoding serine/threonine-protein kinase SIK3 isoform X6 translates to MVISKTDGTAANGAAGEAEAAAPTGLDATGNSLAHPSGIPQDQIDNIMSGIANTGNVKMNNHRKKLRQRFDIIKKLGQGTYGKVQLGINKETGQEVAIKTIKKCKIEAEADLVRIRREVQIMSSVHHPNIIHIYEVFENREKMVLVMEFAAGGELYDYLSERKVLTEEEARRIFRQVATAVYYCHKHKICHRDLKLENILLDEKGNAKIADFGLSNVFDDQRLLGTFCGSPLYASPEIVEGTPYQGPEVDCWSLGVLLYTLVYGSMPFDGSNFKRLVKQISQGDYYEPRKPSRASTLIRDMLTVCPRKRASIEQICSHWWVNENDNVSCLDLAEDLANQTPVRLDVLLSLTPATITADQLVVPSAEGAAAAKAAANERVPRSHSVGSIRDMGPPNTEAERRILDMVAAGGEAALMPSPTRTITPAQSPVQTKRKLQPTVSTENAAGTIAKKKEKPANSSFVISKDGAPLTEAPPTIIEPQATLMEAETIANIPEEVPVPSYSQKDMQAVGDLCDLLMGEGSNSTATTAAPAPPAPTPVARQPTRGKLDAVVETPEEKDATKVIKKFVNKHKTADLVNAINESASKAAAPVSAVAPPPFVRKCSLQDESTLNKFNAERRKSRILETAEKFQPPPPVAAAAPEKPKKLSIPGVSVGSFKKEFEKKATNPPATEGPTPGELRAQEQVAAAAAAAQEAEALSTPPPSPVVAQSLEGSDSKNSVASISLDEARRSMENSIALLLQAQNESSKEVDQLCAQTETIGVSEPATQQERERKLKNARAIIGNAIQPVIRRPTPFYGIGNGFGNGMGGTGGASGASGVGGAPVNNTPKRAQSGSSFMGYSGATSPGNAATSPPISGPQTAPPVLISPNALAVAKQTIQQRIFGGGLPSPNNLPANRRPATWQPQASYSTASIFQPPQSQSSPFKMLQQQYQQRCQEDQKPSCPFTPPPSPQYAASQACAAQANSNNYGGNSNSGASGGSSSSNSRCNSSNIGNCNTMPNVNYNVNSRTRPFNHNQAQDTLNTNANTSASATCALPVAMWLKSSPGAEGPPTPPGAVKTSTASITLKSATLPRRKINAKAEVQLDIKPRIPEQGAPPQPAMRFSTEMQHPVADLRSAPPREGPIPYSPIKTTLQARATSLEPKEHVITIQRPPTQHAYGRTSSNTTTRSGSLSRQSTVESESEGTTTATNMSQATITSTSQPIKKSPREFIIPIAVEGGGFITPRERSVEPSESSHTTSSRSTFTRLRPSRRIGSLLSEAGFDEGSPFQKMRTTSITRDGVSGGAEEEARFTPHRLRSSRPVKKISQDNDSQSSNEEDDDDDDGFEILTAENLFSTLLQRVRALTNRLNVNSDLTAGFPSHSSRLLTDISRQAQSHSPFWSQGSPFASVLRSQVSYTYSETVEKKKVRLNSSNSSGLGAPWRHSMSRDLGSDMESMFSRTGATLPRVGLTTLTTTTTPTKHVITINQSPFRTANKSHPGHFATSTTTAKTVAVAVAGVPKQLTITTTTTTNSNCSSNNANANGRSRPPTVIPAITATTPQLAKTTSSTATITATATEGPRKP, encoded by the exons ATGGTGATAAGCAAAACCGATGGAACGGCGGCCAATGGAGCGGCGGGAGAAGCGGAGGCCGCTGCCCCAACTGGCCTCGATGCCACCGGGAACAGTCTGGCGCATCCTTCGGGAATTCCGCAGGATCAGATAGACAACATCATGAGCGGCATCGCCAACACGGGCAACGTCAAAATGAACAATCACCGCAAGAAGTTGCGACAAAG ATTTGATATTATTAAGAAACTAGGACAAGGCACATACGGCAAGGTGCAGTTAGGTATTAATAAGGAAACCGGCCAGGAGGTGGCCATCAAAACCATCAAGAAGTGCAAGATCGAGGCCGAGGCGGATTTGGTGCGCATCCGTCGCGAGGTGCAGATCATGAGCTCAGTGCATCATCCCAACATTATTCACATCTACGAAG TATTTGAGAATCGTGAGAAAATGGTGCTAGTCATGGAGTTTGCCGCTGGCGGCGAGCTCTACGACTATCTGTCTGAAAGGAAGGTTCTCACCGAGGAGGAGGCGCGACGCATCTTCCGTCAGGTGGCCACCGCCGTCTACTACTGTCACAAGCACAAGATCTGCCATCGCGATCTCAAGCTGGAGAACATACTGCTGGACGAGAAGGGCAATGCTAAG ATTGCTGATTTTGGGTTGTCGAATGTGTTTGATGACCAGCGACTGCTGGGCACCTTTTGCGGTTCCCCACTCTATGCCTCGCCGGAAATCGTGGAAGGAACTCCATACCAGGGACCCGAGGTGGACTGCTGGTCACTGGGCGTGCTGCTCTACACGCTGGTCTACGGATCCATGCCCTTCGATGGGTCCAATTTCAAGCGACTGGTGAAGCAGATCAGCCAGGGTGATTACTACGAGCCAAGGAAACCGTCGCGAGCCTCCACTCTCATCCGGGACATGCTGACCGTGTGTCCGAGGAAACGGGCCAGCATCGAGCAGATCTGCTCGCACTGGTGGGTGAACGAGAACGATAATGTGTCCTGTCTAGATCTGGCCGAGGATCTGGCCAATCAGACCCCGGTGCGATTGGATGTCCTGCTTTCTCTTACGCCAGCCACAATCACGGCGGATCAGTTGGTGGTGCCATCGGCGGAgggagcagctgctgccaaGGCGGCGGCCAATGAACGCGTTCCTCGCTCGCATTCGGTGGGTTCGATCCGGGACATGGGACCGCCGAACACGGAGGCAGAACGCCGCATCCTGGACATGGTGGCCG CTGGAGGAGAAGCCGCCTTGATGCCCTCACCCACCAGGACCATAACCCCCGCCCAGAGTCCGGTGCAGACGAAGAGGAAACTGCAGCCCACTGTTTCTACGGAGAATGCAGCCGGAACCATAGCCAAAAAGAAGGAGAAGCCGGCCAATAGCTCGTTTGTGATCAGCAAGGATGGTGCACCACTGACTGAAGCACCACCTACCATCATCGAACCACAAGCCACTCTCATGGAGGCGGAGACGATTGCCAATATACCCGAGGAGGTTCCGGTTCCCAGTTACTCCCAGAAAGACATGCAAGCGGTGGGTGATCTTTGCGATCTGCTGATGGGAGAAGGATCCAATAGCACCGCCACAACTGCAGCACCTGCACCACCGGCACCTACACCTGTTGCTCGCCAGCCCACCAGGGGAAAACTGGATGCCGTTGTTGAAACTCCCGAGGAAAAGGATGCCACCAAAGTGATCAAGAAGTTTGTGAACAAGCACAAGACCGCGGATCTGGTGAATGCCATCAATGAAAGTGCCTCCAAGGCCGCAGCGCCGGTGAGCGCAGTGGCCCCTCCACCCTTCGTCCGCAAGTGCAGCCTGCAGGATGAGTCCACACTGAACAAATTCAATGCGGAGCGTCGAAAATCGCGCATCCTAGAAACTGCCGAGAAGTTCCAGCCTCCGCCACcagttgctgcagcagctccCGAGAAACCCAAGAAGCTCAGCATACCGGGTGTTAGTGTGGGCAGTTTTAAGAAGGAGTTTGAGAAGAAGGCCACCAATCCGCCGGCTACAGAAGGACCTACGCCCGGTGAATTAAGGGCACAGGAGCAAgttgcagcagctgcagcggccGCCCAGGAAGCTGAAGCCTTAAGCACCCCGCCACCATCGCCAGTGGTGGCCCAATCGCTGGAGGGCAGCGATTCCAAGAACTCGGTGGCCTCCATTTCGCTGGACGAGGCCCGTCGCTCCATGGAGAACTCCATTGCCTTGCTGCTGCAGGCCCAAAACGAGTCCAGCAAGGAGGTGGACCAGCTGTGTGCCCAAACGGAGACCATTGGCGTCAGTGAACCGGCTACTCAGCAGGAGCGCGAGCGTAAGTTGAAGAACGCCCGCGCCATAATTGGAAATGCCATACAACCAG TGATACGCAGGCCAACACCATTTTATGGCATCGGCAACGGCTTTGGCAATGGCATGGGTGGTACTGGTGGAGCGAGTGGTGCCAgtggagtgggtggtgcgCCAGTGAACAATACACCCAAGCGCGCACAGAGTGGCAGCAGTTTTATGGGCTATTCGGGGGCCACATCTCCGGGCAACGCAGCAACATCACCACCTATTTCTGGACCCCAAACGGCACCGCCAGTGCTAATATCACCGAATGCATTGGCTGTGGCCAAGCAAACGATACAGCAACGGATTTTCGGAGGTGGACTACCCAGTCCCAATAATCTGCCAGCAAATCGAAGGCCAGCCACCTGGCAACCGCAGGCATCCTACAGCACGGCCAGCATTTTCCAGCCGCCACAAAGTCAGAGTAGTCCCTTCAagatgctgcagcagcaatatCAGCAACGTTGCCAGGAGGACCAGAAGCCAAGTTGCCCATTCACGCCGCCTCCATCTCCACAATATGCCGCCAGTCAAGCCTGCGCCGCCCaagccaacagcaacaactatggaggcaacagcaacagcggtgccagcggcggcagcagcagcagcaacagcagatgcaacagcagcaacatagGCAACTGCAACACGATGCCTAATGTCAATTACAATGTCAATTCGCGCACGAGACCATTTAATCATAATCAAGCTCAAGACACACTCAATACCAATGCCAATACCAGTGCCAGTGCTACATGTGCCTTGCCTGTGGCTATGTGGCTGAAAT CTTCACCGGGTGCCGAAGGACCTCCAACTCCTCCCGGAGCGGTCAAGACATCAACGGCTTCGATTACCCTGAAGTCAGCCACCCTACCGCGTCGCAAGATTAACGCCAAGGCGGAGGTTCAGCTGGACATTAAGCCGCGAATTCCGGAACAAGGAGCCCCACCCCAGCCGGCCATGCGTTTCAGCACCGAGATGCAACATCCGGTGGCCGATCTGCGCAGTGCCCCGCCCCGCGAGGGCCCCATCCCCTACAGCCCCATCAAGACAACGCTGCAGGCGAGGGCCACCAGTCTGGAGCCCAAAGAGCATGTCATCACCATCCAGCGACCGCCCACGCAGCATGCCTATGGGCGCACCAGTTCCAACACAACCACGCG TTCCGGCTCGCTGTCACGGCAGTCGACAGTGGAATCCGAGTCTGAGGGGACCACCACGGCCACGAACATGTCGCAGGCCACCATTACGAGCACCTCGCAGCCCATCAAGAAGAGTCCGCGGGAGTTTATCATCCCGATTGCCGTCGAGGGAGGCGGCTTCATTACGCCCCGGGAACGCAGCGTGGAGCCATCGGAATCGAGCCACACCACCAGCAGCCGCTCCACGTTCACCCGACTGCGTCCATCCCGTCGCATTGG CTCACTGTTAAGCGAGGCAGGCTTCGATGAGGGCTCGCCATTCCAAAAGATGCGCACCACGTCGATAACCCGGGATGGCGTCAGCGGAGGAGCCGAGGAGGAGGCGCGCTTCACCCCGCACCGACTCAG AAGCTCAAGACCTGTCAAGAAAATTAGTCAAGACAACGATTCGCAAAGCTCCAACGAGGaggacgatgacgacgacgatggcTTCGAGATACTCACGGCGGAGAATCTGTTCTCGACTTTGCTGCAGCGG GTGCGGGCCCTGACGAATCGCCTGAATGTCAACAGTGACCTGACGGCCGGATTCCCCAGCCATTCTAGTCGCCTGCTCACGGACATTTCGCGGCAGGCCCAAAGTCACAGTCCATTCTGGAGCCAGGGCAGTCCCTTTGCCAG TGTGCTTAGATCTCAAGTTAGTTATACCTATAGCGAAACGGTCGAGAAGAAGAAAGT CCGCctgaacagcagcaacagcagcggacTGGGTGCTCCGTGGCGGCACAGCATGTCCCGGGATCTGGGCAGCGACATGGAATCGATGTTCTCGCGCACGGGGGCCACGCTGCCAAGAG
- the LOC6606966 gene encoding serine/threonine-protein kinase SIK3 isoform X7 — protein MVISKTDGTAANGAAGEAEAAAPTGLDATGNSLAHPSGIPQDQIDNIMSGIANTGNVKMNNHRKKLRQRFDIIKKLGQGTYGKVQLGINKETGQEVAIKTIKKCKIEAEADLVRIRREVQIMSSVHHPNIIHIYEVFENREKMVLVMEFAAGGELYDYLSERKVLTEEEARRIFRQVATAVYYCHKHKICHRDLKLENILLDEKGNAKIADFGLSNVFDDQRLLGTFCGSPLYASPEIVEGTPYQGPEVDCWSLGVLLYTLVYGSMPFDGSNFKRLVKQISQGDYYEPRKPSRASTLIRDMLTVCPRKRASIEQICSHWWVNENDNVSCLDLAEDLANQTPVRLDVLLSLTPATITADQLVVPSAEGAAAAKAAANERVPRSHSVGSIRDMGPPNTEAERRILDMVAAGGEAALMPSPTRTITPAQSPVQTKRKLQPTVSTENAAGTIAKKKEKPANSSFVISKDGAPLTEAPPTIIEPQATLMEAETIANIPEEVPVPSYSQKDMQAVGDLCDLLMGEGSNSTATTAAPAPPAPTPVARQPTRGKLDAVVETPEEKDATKVIKKFVNKHKTADLVNAINESASKAAAPVSAVAPPPFVRKCSLQDESTLNKFNAERRKSRILETAEKFQPPPPVAAAAPEKPKKLSIPGVSVGSFKKEFEKKATNPPATEGPTPGELRAQEQVAAAAAAAQEAEALSTPPPSPVVAQSLEGSDSKNSVASISLDEARRSMENSIALLLQAQNESSKEVDQLCAQTETIGVSEPATQQERERKLKNARAIIGNAIQPVIRRPTPFYGIGNGFGNGMGGTGGASGASGVGGAPVNNTPKRAQSGSSFMGYSGATSPGNAATSPPISGPQTAPPVLISPNALAVAKQTIQQRIFGGGLPSPNNLPANRRPATWQPQASYSTASIFQPPQSQSSPFKMLQQQYQQRCQEDQKPSCPFTPPPSPQYAASQACAAQANSNNYGGNSNSGASGGSSSSNSRCNSSNIGNCNTMPNVNYNVNSRTRPFNHNQAQDTLNTNANTSASATCALPVAMWLKSSPGAEGPPTPPGAVKTSTASITLKSATLPRRKINAKAEVQLDIKPRIPEQGAPPQPAMRFSTEMQHPVADLRSAPPREGPIPYSPIKTTLQARATSLEPKEHVITIQRPPTQHAYGRTSSNTTTRSGSLSRQSTVESESEGTTTATNMSQATITSTSQPIKKSPREFIIPIAVEGGGFITPRERSVEPSESSHTTSSRSTFTRLRPSRRIGSLLSEAGFDEGSPFQKMRTTSITRDGVSGGAEEEARFTPHRLRSSRPVKKISQDNDSQSSNEEDDDDDDGFEILTAENLFSTLLQRVRALTNRLNVNSDLTAGFPSHSSRLLTDISRQAQSHSPFWSQGSPFASRLNSSNSSGLGAPWRHSMSRDLGSDMESMFSRTGATLPRVGLTTLTTTTTPTKHVITINQSPFRTANKSHPGHFATSTTTAKTVAVAVAGVPKQLTITTTTTTNSNCSSNNANANGRSRPPTVIPAITATTPQLAKTTSSTATITATATEGPRKP, from the exons ATGGTGATAAGCAAAACCGATGGAACGGCGGCCAATGGAGCGGCGGGAGAAGCGGAGGCCGCTGCCCCAACTGGCCTCGATGCCACCGGGAACAGTCTGGCGCATCCTTCGGGAATTCCGCAGGATCAGATAGACAACATCATGAGCGGCATCGCCAACACGGGCAACGTCAAAATGAACAATCACCGCAAGAAGTTGCGACAAAG ATTTGATATTATTAAGAAACTAGGACAAGGCACATACGGCAAGGTGCAGTTAGGTATTAATAAGGAAACCGGCCAGGAGGTGGCCATCAAAACCATCAAGAAGTGCAAGATCGAGGCCGAGGCGGATTTGGTGCGCATCCGTCGCGAGGTGCAGATCATGAGCTCAGTGCATCATCCCAACATTATTCACATCTACGAAG TATTTGAGAATCGTGAGAAAATGGTGCTAGTCATGGAGTTTGCCGCTGGCGGCGAGCTCTACGACTATCTGTCTGAAAGGAAGGTTCTCACCGAGGAGGAGGCGCGACGCATCTTCCGTCAGGTGGCCACCGCCGTCTACTACTGTCACAAGCACAAGATCTGCCATCGCGATCTCAAGCTGGAGAACATACTGCTGGACGAGAAGGGCAATGCTAAG ATTGCTGATTTTGGGTTGTCGAATGTGTTTGATGACCAGCGACTGCTGGGCACCTTTTGCGGTTCCCCACTCTATGCCTCGCCGGAAATCGTGGAAGGAACTCCATACCAGGGACCCGAGGTGGACTGCTGGTCACTGGGCGTGCTGCTCTACACGCTGGTCTACGGATCCATGCCCTTCGATGGGTCCAATTTCAAGCGACTGGTGAAGCAGATCAGCCAGGGTGATTACTACGAGCCAAGGAAACCGTCGCGAGCCTCCACTCTCATCCGGGACATGCTGACCGTGTGTCCGAGGAAACGGGCCAGCATCGAGCAGATCTGCTCGCACTGGTGGGTGAACGAGAACGATAATGTGTCCTGTCTAGATCTGGCCGAGGATCTGGCCAATCAGACCCCGGTGCGATTGGATGTCCTGCTTTCTCTTACGCCAGCCACAATCACGGCGGATCAGTTGGTGGTGCCATCGGCGGAgggagcagctgctgccaaGGCGGCGGCCAATGAACGCGTTCCTCGCTCGCATTCGGTGGGTTCGATCCGGGACATGGGACCGCCGAACACGGAGGCAGAACGCCGCATCCTGGACATGGTGGCCG CTGGAGGAGAAGCCGCCTTGATGCCCTCACCCACCAGGACCATAACCCCCGCCCAGAGTCCGGTGCAGACGAAGAGGAAACTGCAGCCCACTGTTTCTACGGAGAATGCAGCCGGAACCATAGCCAAAAAGAAGGAGAAGCCGGCCAATAGCTCGTTTGTGATCAGCAAGGATGGTGCACCACTGACTGAAGCACCACCTACCATCATCGAACCACAAGCCACTCTCATGGAGGCGGAGACGATTGCCAATATACCCGAGGAGGTTCCGGTTCCCAGTTACTCCCAGAAAGACATGCAAGCGGTGGGTGATCTTTGCGATCTGCTGATGGGAGAAGGATCCAATAGCACCGCCACAACTGCAGCACCTGCACCACCGGCACCTACACCTGTTGCTCGCCAGCCCACCAGGGGAAAACTGGATGCCGTTGTTGAAACTCCCGAGGAAAAGGATGCCACCAAAGTGATCAAGAAGTTTGTGAACAAGCACAAGACCGCGGATCTGGTGAATGCCATCAATGAAAGTGCCTCCAAGGCCGCAGCGCCGGTGAGCGCAGTGGCCCCTCCACCCTTCGTCCGCAAGTGCAGCCTGCAGGATGAGTCCACACTGAACAAATTCAATGCGGAGCGTCGAAAATCGCGCATCCTAGAAACTGCCGAGAAGTTCCAGCCTCCGCCACcagttgctgcagcagctccCGAGAAACCCAAGAAGCTCAGCATACCGGGTGTTAGTGTGGGCAGTTTTAAGAAGGAGTTTGAGAAGAAGGCCACCAATCCGCCGGCTACAGAAGGACCTACGCCCGGTGAATTAAGGGCACAGGAGCAAgttgcagcagctgcagcggccGCCCAGGAAGCTGAAGCCTTAAGCACCCCGCCACCATCGCCAGTGGTGGCCCAATCGCTGGAGGGCAGCGATTCCAAGAACTCGGTGGCCTCCATTTCGCTGGACGAGGCCCGTCGCTCCATGGAGAACTCCATTGCCTTGCTGCTGCAGGCCCAAAACGAGTCCAGCAAGGAGGTGGACCAGCTGTGTGCCCAAACGGAGACCATTGGCGTCAGTGAACCGGCTACTCAGCAGGAGCGCGAGCGTAAGTTGAAGAACGCCCGCGCCATAATTGGAAATGCCATACAACCAG TGATACGCAGGCCAACACCATTTTATGGCATCGGCAACGGCTTTGGCAATGGCATGGGTGGTACTGGTGGAGCGAGTGGTGCCAgtggagtgggtggtgcgCCAGTGAACAATACACCCAAGCGCGCACAGAGTGGCAGCAGTTTTATGGGCTATTCGGGGGCCACATCTCCGGGCAACGCAGCAACATCACCACCTATTTCTGGACCCCAAACGGCACCGCCAGTGCTAATATCACCGAATGCATTGGCTGTGGCCAAGCAAACGATACAGCAACGGATTTTCGGAGGTGGACTACCCAGTCCCAATAATCTGCCAGCAAATCGAAGGCCAGCCACCTGGCAACCGCAGGCATCCTACAGCACGGCCAGCATTTTCCAGCCGCCACAAAGTCAGAGTAGTCCCTTCAagatgctgcagcagcaatatCAGCAACGTTGCCAGGAGGACCAGAAGCCAAGTTGCCCATTCACGCCGCCTCCATCTCCACAATATGCCGCCAGTCAAGCCTGCGCCGCCCaagccaacagcaacaactatggaggcaacagcaacagcggtgccagcggcggcagcagcagcagcaacagcagatgcaacagcagcaacatagGCAACTGCAACACGATGCCTAATGTCAATTACAATGTCAATTCGCGCACGAGACCATTTAATCATAATCAAGCTCAAGACACACTCAATACCAATGCCAATACCAGTGCCAGTGCTACATGTGCCTTGCCTGTGGCTATGTGGCTGAAAT CTTCACCGGGTGCCGAAGGACCTCCAACTCCTCCCGGAGCGGTCAAGACATCAACGGCTTCGATTACCCTGAAGTCAGCCACCCTACCGCGTCGCAAGATTAACGCCAAGGCGGAGGTTCAGCTGGACATTAAGCCGCGAATTCCGGAACAAGGAGCCCCACCCCAGCCGGCCATGCGTTTCAGCACCGAGATGCAACATCCGGTGGCCGATCTGCGCAGTGCCCCGCCCCGCGAGGGCCCCATCCCCTACAGCCCCATCAAGACAACGCTGCAGGCGAGGGCCACCAGTCTGGAGCCCAAAGAGCATGTCATCACCATCCAGCGACCGCCCACGCAGCATGCCTATGGGCGCACCAGTTCCAACACAACCACGCG TTCCGGCTCGCTGTCACGGCAGTCGACAGTGGAATCCGAGTCTGAGGGGACCACCACGGCCACGAACATGTCGCAGGCCACCATTACGAGCACCTCGCAGCCCATCAAGAAGAGTCCGCGGGAGTTTATCATCCCGATTGCCGTCGAGGGAGGCGGCTTCATTACGCCCCGGGAACGCAGCGTGGAGCCATCGGAATCGAGCCACACCACCAGCAGCCGCTCCACGTTCACCCGACTGCGTCCATCCCGTCGCATTGG CTCACTGTTAAGCGAGGCAGGCTTCGATGAGGGCTCGCCATTCCAAAAGATGCGCACCACGTCGATAACCCGGGATGGCGTCAGCGGAGGAGCCGAGGAGGAGGCGCGCTTCACCCCGCACCGACTCAG AAGCTCAAGACCTGTCAAGAAAATTAGTCAAGACAACGATTCGCAAAGCTCCAACGAGGaggacgatgacgacgacgatggcTTCGAGATACTCACGGCGGAGAATCTGTTCTCGACTTTGCTGCAGCGG GTGCGGGCCCTGACGAATCGCCTGAATGTCAACAGTGACCTGACGGCCGGATTCCCCAGCCATTCTAGTCGCCTGCTCACGGACATTTCGCGGCAGGCCCAAAGTCACAGTCCATTCTGGAGCCAGGGCAGTCCCTTTGCCAG CCGCctgaacagcagcaacagcagcggacTGGGTGCTCCGTGGCGGCACAGCATGTCCCGGGATCTGGGCAGCGACATGGAATCGATGTTCTCGCGCACGGGGGCCACGCTGCCAAGAG